Proteins from one Clostridium cellulovorans 743B genomic window:
- a CDS encoding DUF1048 domain-containing protein, with amino-acid sequence MSFWGKITGSDITKEMKVFESRAKKLPTDYQVAWEKISANLWSYSDFTGRNLMPILDGVLGMLEETAADGESVQEVLGDDIKGFCSALVGEEGAKSFRDKWRKQLNDNIAKKLGK; translated from the coding sequence ATGAGTTTTTGGGGAAAAATTACGGGAAGTGACATCACTAAAGAAATGAAAGTTTTTGAATCGCGAGCCAAAAAGCTACCGACTGATTATCAAGTGGCATGGGAAAAAATTAGTGCTAATCTTTGGTCATACTCAGATTTCACCGGTCGCAACCTCATGCCAATTCTTGACGGTGTACTTGGCATGCTCGAAGAAACGGCTGCGGACGGTGAGAGTGTACAAGAGGTTTTGGGTGACGATATCAAAGGATTCTGTTCAGCACTGGTTGGCGAAGAAGGGGCAAAGTCTTTTCGTGATAAATGGCGTAAACAACTTAATGATAATATAGCTAAAAAATTAGGTAAATAG